A region from the Pelobates fuscus isolate aPelFus1 chromosome 3, aPelFus1.pri, whole genome shotgun sequence genome encodes:
- the LOC134603717 gene encoding olfactory receptor 11L1-like → MHFINQTTVTEIILLGFQDLLHFKTLFSLSLPVFLFVTVCGNILIIWLVASNSSLQSPMYFFLTQLSISDLLVTATIVPETIFIIFNEGGTMSFSGCLIQYYFYACTVGCECFLLSIMAYDRYLAICNPLRYSSLMNATLRVTLVIITWLFNLFTSLTILISVIQLQFCGPNVIDHFFCDIFPLLDLSCSDIKLLEMEILILCVPISITPLISIIVFYVCIVQAALRISTTTGRSKVFSTCSSHLTVVSIFFGTLTGIYMIPTKKKYLTANKIASLLYTVVTPMINPIIYSLKNKDIKDAVKKNIVKINKYNQN, encoded by the coding sequence ATGCATTTCATAAACCAGACCACTGTCACTGAGATTATTCTCCTTGGATTTCAGGATCTACTACACTTCAAGACATTATTTTCATTGTCCCttcctgtttttctttttgtgacCGTATGCGGAAATATTCTGATTATTTGGCTAGTGGCATCTAACAGCAGTCTCCAGTCTCCCATGTATTTCTTCCTAACACAACTGTCCATTTCTGATTTACTTGTAACTGCAACCATTGTCCCAGAaaccatttttattatatttaatgaagGTGGTACTATGTCTTTTTCAGGTTGCCTTATTCAGTATTATTTTTATGCTTGCACTGTAGGCTGTGAATGTTTTCTACTGTCCATAATGGCTTATGACAGATATCTGGCCATCTGTAACCCTCTGAGATATAGCTCTTTAATGAATGCTACGTTACGTGTTACATTGGTTATCATCACTTGGCTATTCAATCTTTTCACATCATTAACTATACTAATATCAGTAATTCAACTTCAGTTTTGTGGCCCAAATGTTATTGATCATTTCTTTTGTGATATTTTCCCATTATTAGATCTTTCTTGTTCAGACATCAAGTTACTTGAAATGGAAATTCTTATATTGTGTGTACCAATAAGTATTACTCCACTCATAAGTATTAtagtattttatgtatgtattgtccaGGCTGCCCTTAGGATTTCCACCACAACTGGAAGATCAAAAGTCTTCTCCACTTGCAGTTCCCACCTCACCGTGGTTTCCATTTTCTTCGGCACTCTAACTGGAATTTATATGAttcccaccaaaaaaaaatatttgactgcCAATAAAATTGCTTCCTTGTTATATACTGTGGTGACTCCTATGATTAACCCAATCATATACAGTCTGAAGAACAAAGATATAAAGGATGCCGTGAAGAAAAACAttgttaaaattaataaatacaatcaaaatTGA